In Paenibacillus antri, a single window of DNA contains:
- a CDS encoding DegV family protein, protein MGKVRIVVDSTSDLPKDVRERLGIEMVPLKVHFGNETFLDSVTLASSDFFVKLAGTKEMPTTSQPSPVDFVDVYKKLLEEPGTVIISIHLSSAFSGTYQSAVLAKSLLGGDPNIHIVDSKSASLGFGMLAIAAAEAAANGADVEAILARIRSLKEQTQLYFLVDTLEYLHRNGRIGKASAVFGSLLNIKPILSIDPEEGVIFPVDKVRGSRKAMGRIVELLQEKFDGKSIDVMFVHANARAGAEEFEGVLKERFDVKDVSYFELGPVIGTHVGPGTLGLFVTPAEA, encoded by the coding sequence ATGGGCAAAGTGCGCATCGTCGTGGACAGCACGTCCGATTTGCCGAAAGACGTCCGGGAGCGGCTCGGCATCGAGATGGTGCCGCTGAAGGTGCACTTCGGCAACGAGACGTTCTTGGATTCGGTGACCCTCGCGTCGAGCGACTTCTTCGTGAAGCTGGCCGGTACGAAAGAGATGCCGACGACGTCTCAGCCGTCGCCGGTCGACTTCGTAGACGTCTATAAGAAACTGCTGGAGGAGCCGGGTACCGTCATCATCTCCATCCATTTGTCTTCGGCCTTCAGCGGGACGTACCAGTCCGCCGTGCTCGCGAAGTCGCTGCTCGGCGGGGACCCGAACATTCATATCGTCGATTCGAAGAGCGCGTCGCTCGGCTTCGGCATGCTCGCGATCGCGGCGGCGGAGGCGGCCGCGAACGGAGCGGACGTCGAGGCCATCCTCGCTCGCATCCGGAGCTTGAAGGAGCAGACGCAGCTGTACTTCCTCGTGGACACGCTGGAGTACCTGCACCGGAACGGCCGGATCGGGAAGGCGTCCGCCGTGTTCGGCTCGCTGCTTAACATTAAGCCGATCTTGTCGATAGATCCGGAGGAAGGCGTCATCTTCCCGGTCGACAAGGTGCGGGGCAGCCGGAAGGCGATGGGGCGGATCGTCGAGCTGCTGCAAGAGAAGTTCGACGGCAAGTCGATCGACGTGATGTTCGTGCACGCGAACGCGCGCGCCGGGGCGGAGGAGTTCGAGGGCGTGCTGAAGGAGCGGTTCGACGTGAAAGACGTGTCGTATTTCGAGCTCGGTCCCGTCATCGGCACGCATGTCGGTCCGGGCACGCTCGGACTGTTCGTCACGCCTGCGGAAGCATGA